The Oscillatoria sp. FACHB-1407 genome includes a region encoding these proteins:
- a CDS encoding Uma2 family endonuclease has translation MFISTEEKKYYTPEEYLELEVNSEERHEYIDGEILTMVGGMPNHNQIVLNLAGTLNLSLKRQPYRVFVTDQRLWIPRKRIYTYPDVMVVQGDLQLQEGRKDTITNPIMIAEVLSESTEAYDRSGKFAAYRTIPTFQEYVLIDQYSMHVEHYLRTEPRKWIFSEYDGADSLLTLSSIPFEISLADLYDKVDFAEQLM, from the coding sequence ATGTTTATATCAACTGAAGAGAAAAAATATTACACACCGGAAGAGTATTTAGAGCTAGAAGTCAATTCGGAAGAGCGACATGAATACATTGATGGAGAGATTTTGACAATGGTTGGAGGGATGCCAAACCACAACCAGATTGTCTTAAATCTGGCTGGGACTTTAAACCTGAGTCTCAAACGTCAACCCTATCGAGTATTTGTCACCGACCAGCGATTGTGGATTCCGCGCAAGCGCATCTACACCTATCCTGATGTCATGGTTGTGCAGGGAGACTTACAGCTACAAGAAGGACGAAAAGATACGATTACCAATCCGATCATGATTGCGGAAGTGTTGTCCGAGTCAACCGAAGCGTATGACCGCAGTGGCAAATTTGCTGCCTATCGCACCATCCCAACTTTTCAGGAATATGTGCTGATCGATCAATACTCGATGCATGTTGAACATTATCTCCGCACCGAACCCCGCAAATGGATCTTCTCTGAATATGACGGAGCAGACTCGTTGCTAACCTTGAGTTCCATTCCCTTTGAGATCTCTCTGGCGGATCTCTATGACAAAGTGGACTTTGCAGAACAGCTGATGTAG
- a CDS encoding SnoaL-like domain-containing protein — translation MTTNLKTDLQAVFADIQNLLSQGKAMDIFEKYYADNVVMQENNAPATVGKEANRARELDFFNNVVEFRKAELKGVAFGDDLIISEWDLDYTHKEWGSLTYTQVAVQRWQDGKVVHERFYYNN, via the coding sequence ATGACGACTAACCTGAAGACTGACCTCCAAGCCGTTTTCGCAGACATTCAAAACTTGCTGTCACAAGGCAAAGCCATGGACATTTTTGAGAAATACTATGCCGATAACGTTGTTATGCAGGAGAACAACGCCCCCGCTACCGTCGGCAAAGAAGCAAACCGGGCACGGGAACTCGACTTCTTCAATAATGTAGTTGAATTTCGTAAGGCAGAGCTAAAAGGGGTTGCCTTTGGCGATGACCTGATTATTTCTGAGTGGGATCTGGACTATACCCATAAGGAATGGGGAAGCCTAACCTATACCCAGGTTGCGGTACAACGCTGGCAAGATGGCAAAGTGGTACACGAGCGGTTTTACTACAACAACTAA
- a CDS encoding HdeD family acid-resistance protein, whose product MTSNVNNDTPNLPNPSQQKANNSLLIGALLVVLGLVAIALPAFSTIVAETWIALILVSAGTGKLVYAFQTREQGGFIWKLLLSILYIATGLMLFFNPLTGVLTITLLLGTFLLTEGTFELILAFRLRPQQNWTWALANAIGTLLLGALIWFQWPSNAPWLLGTLVGVSVLFTGISRIMLSLSGRPAINAGDQVPTT is encoded by the coding sequence ATGACATCGAATGTTAATAACGACACCCCCAATCTACCGAACCCCAGTCAACAGAAAGCAAATAACTCGCTGCTGATCGGTGCTTTGTTAGTCGTTTTGGGGCTTGTGGCGATCGCCCTTCCTGCCTTTTCAACCATTGTGGCTGAAACCTGGATTGCCCTAATCCTCGTCTCTGCGGGAACTGGAAAACTGGTCTATGCCTTTCAAACCCGTGAACAGGGCGGTTTTATCTGGAAGCTATTACTCAGCATTCTCTACATTGCGACTGGCTTGATGCTGTTCTTTAATCCTCTGACTGGAGTTCTGACCATCACGCTATTGTTGGGCACCTTCCTGCTGACCGAAGGAACGTTTGAATTGATCCTGGCATTCCGTCTACGTCCTCAACAAAATTGGACTTGGGCACTGGCAAACGCGATCGGTACGCTGTTGCTGGGTGCTTTGATCTGGTTCCAGTGGCCCTCCAACGCACCCTGGTTGCTGGGAACTCTGGTCGGTGTGAGCGTTCTCTTTACCGGGATCTCTCGCATCATGCTGTCGTTGAGTGGTCGCCCTGCCATCAATGCTGGTGATCAGGTTCCTACTACTTAG
- a CDS encoding SDR family oxidoreductase: MATYLVTGANRGIGYEYCRQLQARGETVIAVCRTSSEELNQLGLQVEEGIDLTSETSVTELCDRLQDIPIDVLINNAAIAQRVTLDDMDLDSIREQFEVNAIAPLRLTHTLLPQLKAGSKIALMTSRMGSIADNTSGGSYGYRMSKVALSMAGKSLSHDLKPRGIAVAILHPGLVQTRMTNFTPSGITPEESVKGLLARIDQLTLENSGTFWHANGEVLPW, translated from the coding sequence ATGGCAACTTATCTGGTCACAGGTGCAAATCGCGGTATTGGATACGAGTACTGTCGCCAACTGCAAGCACGAGGAGAAACTGTTATTGCTGTTTGTCGCACTTCCTCCGAGGAATTGAACCAGTTGGGACTTCAGGTTGAGGAAGGGATCGATCTCACCTCAGAGACATCGGTGACGGAGTTGTGCGATCGCCTCCAAGATATCCCCATCGATGTCCTGATCAACAATGCCGCCATTGCTCAACGCGTTACGCTCGATGACATGGATCTCGACAGCATTCGGGAACAGTTTGAGGTCAACGCGATCGCCCCGCTTCGTCTCACCCACACTCTACTACCGCAACTCAAAGCAGGCTCTAAGATTGCGCTGATGACCAGTCGGATGGGGTCGATCGCTGACAATACCTCTGGCGGTTCCTATGGCTATCGCATGTCAAAGGTGGCGTTATCCATGGCGGGCAAATCGCTGTCTCACGACCTCAAACCTCGTGGAATAGCCGTAGCCATTCTCCATCCTGGCTTAGTGCAAACTCGCATGACCAACTTCACCCCCAGTGGCATCACCCCAGAGGAATCCGTGAAGGGATTGCTGGCTCGAATTGATCAGCTAACCCTGGAGAACTCAGGCACGTTTTGGCACGCCAATGGCGAGGTTTTACCGTGGTAA
- the psbM gene encoding photosystem II reaction center protein PsbM — protein sequence MQVNDLGFVASILFVLVPTVFLLILYIQTASRESKDSK from the coding sequence ATGCAAGTTAATGATCTAGGATTTGTTGCTAGCATTCTGTTTGTGCTAGTTCCGACTGTCTTTCTTCTGATCCTCTACATTCAAACCGCTAGCCGCGAAAGCAAAGACTCTAAATAG
- a CDS encoding MFS transporter yields MPSSRRHQPLQQRPLKQDNTIANLLPFHFLNWMHLIQVLKAKFDLPAKFWIIALIAFINSVSFTIIIPTLYPYAKEFGLTDFQASLLTTSYAIAQFFATPVLGRFSDFLGRKPLLVISLIGTVFANVLASFAWVAWLLFAARILDGLTGGNTSIARAIISDTTTPQERPKAFGLFDAAFRLGFVTGPAISFLAQSLPTFPGVSPLGMSFFAGAVIALITTLLTIFLLPETLPQRQPLTLDWHIFGLDKIVRSAVRPRLGHAFLLTFFTGFTFTIFTFAFQPFFLNVLQQNAQTLAIVFTIIGVAGVVTQIFAVEPLTNRFNLADILSVSIAVRALIFLLIPVFPTLSAFVVLAIALGISNSYPMPLISTILSLNSGDREQGEVQGINASYLSISNALGPAVAGVLVSINYSVPFWITGILTLLTAWYAMSLKASARCSKEAS; encoded by the coding sequence ATGCCCTCATCCAGAAGACACCAGCCATTGCAACAGCGACCCTTAAAGCAGGACAATACAATCGCCAATTTGTTGCCGTTTCACTTCCTCAACTGGATGCACCTGATTCAAGTCTTAAAAGCAAAATTTGACCTTCCGGCAAAATTTTGGATTATTGCACTGATTGCCTTCATCAACTCTGTTAGCTTCACGATCATTATTCCGACTCTCTATCCCTACGCCAAAGAGTTTGGGCTGACGGACTTTCAAGCCAGTTTACTGACCACCAGTTATGCGATCGCCCAGTTTTTTGCGACTCCCGTTTTGGGCCGATTTTCAGACTTTTTGGGACGCAAACCCTTACTCGTGATTAGCTTGATTGGGACGGTATTCGCCAACGTATTGGCGAGCTTTGCCTGGGTGGCGTGGCTGCTCTTTGCCGCTCGAATTTTAGATGGCTTAACCGGGGGCAACACCTCGATCGCCAGAGCGATTATTAGCGACACCACCACACCCCAGGAGCGACCAAAAGCCTTTGGGCTATTTGATGCCGCGTTTCGCTTAGGGTTTGTGACGGGACCTGCCATCAGTTTCTTGGCTCAAAGTTTGCCGACCTTTCCAGGGGTGTCTCCATTGGGTATGAGCTTTTTTGCTGGAGCGGTGATTGCACTGATCACCACGTTGCTGACGATCTTTCTGTTGCCCGAAACCTTGCCCCAACGCCAACCCCTCACCCTCGATTGGCATATCTTTGGCTTAGACAAGATCGTGCGATCGGCGGTTCGTCCTCGCCTGGGTCACGCTTTTTTGTTGACCTTCTTTACCGGATTCACATTCACCATCTTTACGTTTGCATTTCAGCCATTCTTTCTCAACGTTCTTCAGCAAAATGCTCAGACTCTCGCGATCGTATTTACGATCATTGGAGTTGCTGGTGTGGTGACTCAAATTTTTGCCGTTGAGCCGCTCACCAATCGCTTTAATTTAGCTGATATTTTGTCTGTATCGATCGCTGTTCGGGCACTTATTTTTCTATTAATTCCTGTCTTTCCAACCTTGTCTGCATTTGTTGTATTGGCGATCGCACTGGGTATCAGCAACTCCTATCCCATGCCGCTGATTAGCACCATCTTGTCACTGAATAGTGGCGATCGCGAACAGGGCGAAGTACAGGGAATTAATGCCTCTTATCTGAGTATCTCGAATGCGTTAGGTCCAGCCGTTGCAGGGGTGTTGGTCAGCATCAATTATAGTGTCCCCTTCTGGATTACAGGCATCTTGACGTTATTAACAGCCTGGTATGCGATGAGTCTAAAAGCCAGTGCAAGGTGCAGTAAAGAAGCGTCGTGA
- a CDS encoding LL-diaminopimelate aminotransferase has protein sequence MATVNDNYLKLKAGYLFPEIARRVNAFAAANPDAKIIRLGIGDVTEPLPEACRTAMIKAVEEMGDRATFQGYGPEQGYAWLREKIAAHDFQARGCEVDASEIFISDGSKCDTGNILDIFGDNNAIAVTDPVYPVYVDTNVMAGHTGDANEAGEYEGLVYLPITAENNFTAELPTQKVDLIYLCFPNNPTGAVATRDHLKAWVEYAKANGSIIFFDAAYEAFITDPELPHSIYEIEGARDCAIEFRSFSKNAGFTGTRCALTVVPKTLTAKAADGSDVELWKLWNRRQTTKFNGVSYIVQRGAEAVYSDEGKAQTQALVSFYMENAKIIREQLTAAGIQVYGGVNAPYVWVKTPNNLSSWDFFDKLLHTVNVVGTPGSGFGAAGEGYFRISAFNSRENVEEAMRRITSKFTA, from the coding sequence ATGGCAACTGTCAACGACAACTATCTAAAACTTAAAGCAGGCTACCTGTTTCCTGAAATTGCTCGACGTGTGAATGCGTTTGCAGCCGCAAACCCCGATGCCAAGATTATCCGGTTGGGGATTGGCGACGTAACCGAACCGTTGCCCGAAGCCTGCCGTACTGCCATGATCAAAGCTGTTGAAGAGATGGGCGATCGCGCTACATTCCAGGGCTACGGACCGGAGCAGGGCTATGCCTGGTTACGCGAAAAGATTGCTGCCCATGATTTTCAGGCACGAGGCTGTGAAGTAGATGCCTCCGAAATTTTCATCTCGGATGGCTCCAAGTGCGACACGGGAAACATCCTTGATATTTTTGGGGATAACAACGCGATCGCGGTGACTGACCCGGTTTATCCCGTGTACGTCGATACCAATGTCATGGCAGGACACACGGGAGACGCTAATGAAGCGGGCGAATACGAAGGATTGGTCTACTTACCGATCACCGCTGAAAACAACTTTACGGCTGAGCTTCCCACCCAAAAAGTCGATCTAATTTATCTCTGCTTTCCCAATAACCCCACGGGAGCCGTCGCTACCCGCGATCACCTCAAAGCCTGGGTAGAGTACGCCAAAGCGAACGGCTCCATCATCTTTTTTGATGCGGCTTACGAAGCGTTCATCACCGATCCTGAGCTTCCTCATTCGATTTATGAAATCGAAGGGGCACGAGATTGTGCGATCGAATTTCGTTCTTTCTCTAAAAATGCCGGATTCACCGGAACTCGCTGTGCGCTGACTGTGGTGCCCAAAACCCTCACCGCTAAAGCCGCCGATGGCTCTGATGTGGAACTGTGGAAGTTGTGGAACCGTCGCCAAACCACCAAATTTAACGGTGTGTCTTACATTGTGCAACGCGGTGCAGAAGCGGTCTACAGTGACGAAGGTAAAGCCCAAACTCAAGCCCTGGTTAGCTTCTACATGGAAAATGCCAAGATCATTCGTGAGCAGTTAACCGCCGCAGGAATTCAGGTCTATGGTGGAGTGAATGCCCCCTATGTCTGGGTCAAAACGCCCAATAACCTGTCCAGTTGGGATTTCTTTGATAAGTTGCTGCACACCGTTAACGTGGTGGGAACTCCCGGTTCAGGGTTTGGTGCCGCTGGAGAAGGCTACTTCCGTATCTCTGCTTTCAACAGCCGCGAAAATGTAGAAGAAGCCATGCGGCGTATCACATCTAAATTCACAGCGTGA
- a CDS encoding ATP-binding protein, whose amino-acid sequence MRIGWNHPSDDEAKHHSQTNQSISLSLMLIIPFVLQIFAAVGLVGYLSFRNGQRTINELANQLMEQASDRVDQHLDAYLTIPEQINQMNADAVELGLLDLQDSEATGHYFWKQMQIFPNVSYISYALPTGVYGGAGRFLEGRGVTIDELSPRTNWKTYTYATDSKGNRTEIVAIYDNYDPLNETSYLDPIKAGRPVWSEPYNWDETAEYISISASYPLYNNNKDLLGVIGVDLLLSNIDDFLKTLQVSPSSSIFIIERNGLLVSSSGYEKPFQIRNNVAERVKAQESSDPLIRSATQHLLNQFGDFQQIQTEQSLKFAFQQENYFLQVTPWNQKNDLTWLVVMVVPESDFMAEIHQNTRNTVLLCLGALAIATVLGIYTSRAVAQPILRLGKASQAIANGDLDQRVEEPSVRELNLLASSFNQMAGQIQSSFLMLEQMNAELEDRVETRTKDLEQALHQLNRTQLQMLQSEKMSALGQMVAGVAHEINNPVNFIHGNLIYAQQYADELLRLIRLYHQHFPNPPVEIQAERDAIDIEFLEQDFIKILNSMNIGTTRIQEIVRSLRNFSRVDESERKAVDIHEGIDSTLLILQHRLKAKPTHPDIEVIKFYEPLPQVECYPGQLNQVFMNILANAIDALEERDTCRTYEDISTHPSQITIRTSVMGKSVRIAIADNGRGMPEQVRQKVFNPFFTTKPVGTGTGMGLSISYQIITEKHQGTLECFSTPGKGTEFVIQIPIKKGVWQS is encoded by the coding sequence ATGAGGATTGGATGGAATCATCCCAGCGATGATGAAGCTAAACATCATTCCCAAACCAATCAGTCCATTTCCCTGTCTCTAATGCTGATTATTCCTTTTGTGTTGCAAATTTTTGCAGCAGTCGGTTTAGTAGGTTACCTCTCATTTAGAAATGGTCAGCGGACAATTAATGAATTAGCGAACCAGTTGATGGAGCAGGCTAGCGATCGCGTTGATCAACATTTAGACGCCTACCTGACCATTCCTGAGCAGATTAATCAAATGAATGCAGATGCAGTGGAGTTAGGGCTACTTGACCTGCAAGATTCCGAAGCCACCGGGCATTACTTCTGGAAACAGATGCAAATCTTTCCTAATGTCAGTTACATCAGTTACGCCTTACCAACCGGGGTGTATGGTGGGGCAGGGCGGTTCCTGGAGGGACGAGGCGTTACGATTGATGAACTGTCTCCCCGAACTAACTGGAAAACCTACACTTACGCAACAGATAGCAAGGGCAATCGCACTGAGATTGTTGCCATCTACGATAACTACGACCCTTTAAACGAGACATCCTATCTTGATCCAATTAAGGCTGGTCGTCCCGTTTGGTCTGAGCCTTATAACTGGGATGAAACCGCAGAGTATATCTCGATCTCGGCTAGCTACCCACTTTATAACAACAACAAAGATCTGCTTGGTGTAATTGGGGTCGATTTGTTGTTGTCCAACATTGATGATTTCTTAAAAACACTGCAAGTTAGCCCTTCCTCCAGCATCTTTATTATTGAGCGAAACGGTTTATTGGTTTCGAGTTCTGGTTATGAAAAGCCTTTCCAGATCAGAAATAATGTTGCTGAGAGGGTGAAGGCTCAAGAGAGTTCTGATCCTCTGATTCGTTCAGCTACTCAACATTTATTGAATCAATTTGGAGACTTTCAGCAGATTCAGACCGAACAGTCTCTAAAGTTTGCCTTTCAGCAAGAAAACTATTTCCTGCAAGTCACACCCTGGAATCAAAAGAATGATCTGACCTGGCTGGTTGTTATGGTCGTACCTGAAAGCGATTTCATGGCAGAGATTCATCAAAACACTCGTAACACAGTTTTGCTCTGCTTGGGAGCTTTGGCGATCGCAACGGTGTTGGGGATTTACACATCTCGCGCTGTGGCACAACCGATTCTGCGCTTGGGTAAAGCCAGTCAAGCGATCGCCAATGGAGATTTAGACCAGCGTGTGGAAGAGCCTTCCGTGCGTGAACTCAATCTGTTGGCATCATCGTTTAATCAAATGGCGGGACAGATCCAGTCCTCTTTTCTCATGTTGGAGCAAATGAATGCAGAACTTGAGGATCGAGTAGAAACCCGAACGAAGGACTTGGAGCAAGCATTACATCAGCTAAACCGCACCCAATTACAGATGTTGCAAAGTGAAAAAATGTCTGCCCTGGGGCAAATGGTGGCAGGTGTTGCTCATGAAATCAATAATCCGGTCAACTTTATTCATGGAAATCTCATCTATGCTCAGCAATATGCTGATGAGCTGTTGCGCTTGATCCGGCTTTATCATCAACATTTTCCCAATCCACCTGTTGAGATTCAAGCGGAGCGAGATGCAATCGATATAGAGTTCCTGGAACAGGATTTCATCAAAATCTTGAACTCCATGAATATTGGAACAACTCGAATTCAGGAAATTGTGCGATCGCTGCGTAACTTTTCTCGAGTTGATGAATCAGAACGTAAAGCTGTCGATATTCATGAGGGAATTGACAGCACATTGCTGATTTTGCAGCATCGCCTCAAAGCCAAACCTACCCATCCTGACATTGAAGTGATTAAATTTTACGAGCCGTTGCCTCAGGTTGAGTGCTATCCGGGGCAGCTCAATCAGGTGTTTATGAATATTTTGGCTAATGCAATCGATGCGTTAGAAGAACGGGATACCTGTCGCACCTATGAGGATATCAGCACCCATCCCAGTCAGATTACAATCCGCACTTCCGTGATGGGTAAGTCTGTGAGAATTGCGATCGCCGACAATGGACGGGGTATGCCAGAACAAGTGCGGCAAAAAGTTTTTAATCCGTTCTTTACGACAAAACCCGTCGGCACCGGGACTGGAATGGGGCTATCGATCAGTTACCAAATTATCACTGAAAAACATCAGGGAACATTGGAGTGTTTCTCAACCCCTGGAAAGGGAACGGAGTTTGTCATTCAAATCCCAATTAAGAAGGGAGTTTGGCAGTCGTAG
- a CDS encoding NACHT domain-containing protein, protein MVDWLIVWSVVEATGILARPILEDLAKDSAKDYAKDFFKDCLKKLIRLPEKDVQKEAYGKALKEFLELVQQELENAGYQEVQIKQYIQPVKRFIDDSQVAAIVGRAFESECRSLDTKTLAQTWQTLDLPHLPPDFDWELVCKLYIRKVKAIIQNSDTLRPIFAAEAQAAAAESLQQLVGIAPGFDLARYAEGLQEQYGNLKLESLDTTGVYYNELKLWKIFVPQNVRECQEFLPQVYEIPKEHLRQLRERGELDEAAIAEAEMERYRRVYVEQPIRPVLEVVGDPTVPNRPLNPPSLGDFNPAPPKFGGLGGQPLPHVVILGDPGSGKSTLLQYLALVWAERPVSELPLYPIPLLIELRTYARDKQEKKCHDILSFIHSGNITCRLNQQQLHEKLKAGDAIALFDGIDEVFDPQLREEVVTDLHRFTNDYPQVQAIATSRWLGYKAQRLRDAGFRHFMLQDLEDQQIENFIQHWHDLTFQEGLDKTRKRDRLQKAIHDSKAIRELAGNPLLLTMMAILNRNQELPRDRPELYNQASRVLLHQWDVERNLIEQRLDPLTIDYRDKQAMLRKVAYHMQSSEKGLAGNIISAADLERILTDYLKTFEVEQPRTVARLMIQQLRTRNFILCYLGADSYAFVHRTFLEYFCATEFVYQFEKQKTLTFEQLKNEVFGKHWWDETWHEVLRLICGMIDAKFAGQLIEFLAIQKRDDAQSDSFTEKEMGSLLLATECLIETQNRSTIATSSDFLLKLIKGKIEDGLIKRGDLQYVKAFARVVELAWQGETTLLIWLKSCLEEGYAKQTHTRYFAINAIIQGWGNNPDIIPLLKTCVKQGYTWSSTRVAAIALAQHWKGHPEILPFLKDLAQNSQVVYTRGAALDALAQGWSNNQDTLLLLQAAKDDKYGLVREVALEALGRNWKDHPKTLPLIKTAALTDQAWQVRATAVELLVEWGEEATSNIFDLLYQIAMEDGFEREEEFEQNPRLLAMQGLINVDLTHHKTLELLHDRAINDPDEQVREFAKEQLAKLEQASRRGD, encoded by the coding sequence ATGGTGGACTGGTTAATTGTTTGGAGCGTCGTTGAGGCAACCGGAATTTTGGCTAGACCCATCCTGGAAGACCTGGCAAAAGACTCAGCCAAAGACTATGCCAAGGATTTTTTCAAAGACTGCCTTAAGAAGCTGATTCGGTTGCCAGAGAAAGATGTGCAGAAAGAAGCCTATGGCAAGGCACTGAAAGAGTTTCTAGAATTGGTGCAGCAAGAGCTAGAAAACGCAGGCTATCAAGAGGTTCAAATTAAACAATACATTCAGCCCGTCAAACGGTTTATTGATGATTCACAAGTCGCTGCAATTGTGGGGCGGGCGTTTGAGTCAGAGTGTCGATCGCTGGATACGAAAACGCTAGCGCAAACCTGGCAGACGCTCGATTTGCCTCATTTACCCCCTGACTTTGACTGGGAACTGGTATGCAAGCTTTACATCCGCAAGGTAAAGGCGATCATTCAGAATTCGGATACGTTGCGCCCGATCTTTGCAGCAGAGGCACAGGCAGCAGCGGCGGAAAGTCTACAGCAATTAGTGGGCATTGCTCCAGGGTTTGATTTGGCTCGCTATGCGGAAGGCTTGCAGGAACAGTATGGCAACCTGAAACTGGAATCGTTGGATACGACAGGGGTTTATTACAACGAACTGAAACTGTGGAAGATTTTCGTGCCGCAAAATGTGCGGGAGTGTCAGGAGTTTTTGCCCCAGGTCTACGAAATTCCTAAAGAGCATTTGCGGCAGTTACGAGAACGGGGAGAATTGGATGAGGCAGCGATCGCAGAAGCCGAGATGGAACGGTATCGGCGGGTGTATGTGGAGCAACCGATTCGCCCTGTGTTAGAAGTGGTGGGTGATCCAACGGTTCCTAATCGCCCCCTAAATCCCCCAAGTTTGGGGGACTTCAATCCGGCTCCCCCCAAGTTTGGGGGGTTGGGGGGGCAACCCCTGCCGCATGTAGTAATTTTGGGTGATCCCGGTTCAGGGAAATCGACACTGTTGCAATATCTGGCGTTGGTTTGGGCAGAACGTCCCGTGAGTGAATTGCCCCTGTACCCAATTCCGCTGTTGATTGAGCTACGCACCTATGCCCGTGACAAGCAAGAAAAGAAGTGTCATGACATCCTCTCGTTTATCCATTCTGGGAATATCACCTGCCGGTTAAACCAGCAACAACTGCACGAAAAGCTAAAAGCCGGAGATGCAATCGCTTTATTTGACGGCATTGATGAGGTGTTTGACCCACAACTGCGAGAGGAAGTCGTAACCGATCTTCACCGCTTTACCAACGACTATCCTCAAGTTCAGGCGATCGCCACCTCTCGCTGGTTAGGCTACAAAGCCCAACGACTGCGCGATGCCGGATTTCGTCACTTCATGTTGCAAGATCTGGAAGACCAGCAAATCGAAAACTTCATTCAACACTGGCATGACCTGACCTTTCAGGAGGGACTCGACAAAACACGCAAACGAGACCGCTTGCAAAAAGCGATTCACGACTCGAAAGCCATTCGAGAATTGGCAGGCAATCCGCTGTTGCTGACGATGATGGCAATCTTGAATCGGAATCAGGAATTACCACGCGATCGCCCAGAACTCTACAACCAGGCATCACGAGTCTTGCTACATCAGTGGGATGTAGAACGGAACCTGATTGAACAACGACTCGACCCACTAACCATTGACTATCGCGATAAACAAGCCATGTTGCGAAAGGTTGCCTATCACATGCAGTCGAGCGAGAAGGGATTAGCAGGAAACATCATCAGCGCGGCTGACCTGGAAAGAATTTTGACGGATTACTTGAAAACGTTTGAAGTGGAGCAACCCAGAACCGTTGCCCGCCTGATGATTCAACAACTCCGCACCCGTAACTTTATCCTCTGTTATTTGGGGGCAGACTCTTACGCCTTCGTTCACCGCACATTTCTAGAATATTTTTGTGCAACAGAATTCGTCTACCAATTTGAGAAGCAGAAAACTCTGACTTTTGAACAATTAAAGAATGAGGTTTTTGGAAAACACTGGTGGGATGAAACCTGGCATGAGGTGTTAAGACTAATCTGTGGAATGATTGATGCAAAATTTGCAGGACAATTAATTGAATTCCTTGCAATTCAAAAGCGAGATGATGCACAAAGTGACTCATTTACCGAGAAAGAAATGGGTTCTTTACTACTTGCTACAGAATGTTTGATTGAGACTCAAAATCGTAGCACTATAGCCACATCTTCAGATTTTCTCTTAAAACTTATCAAAGGAAAGATTGAAGATGGACTTATAAAGCGTGGCGATCTTCAATACGTCAAAGCGTTTGCAAGAGTGGTCGAATTAGCCTGGCAGGGAGAAACTACTTTGTTAATTTGGCTCAAATCCTGTCTAGAAGAAGGGTACGCCAAGCAAACCCATACTCGCTATTTCGCTATCAACGCCATAATTCAAGGTTGGGGAAATAATCCAGATATAATTCCATTACTTAAAACTTGTGTGAAGCAGGGTTATACTTGGTCCTCTACACGAGTTGCAGCGATTGCCTTAGCGCAGCACTGGAAAGGACATCCAGAGATTTTACCTTTCCTCAAAGATTTAGCTCAAAATAGTCAAGTCGTTTACACTCGTGGAGCAGCATTGGATGCATTAGCTCAGGGCTGGAGTAATAATCAAGATACTTTATTGTTACTTCAAGCAGCGAAGGATGATAAGTATGGTCTTGTACGCGAGGTAGCATTAGAGGCATTGGGTAGAAATTGGAAAGATCATCCAAAAACTTTACCACTCATCAAAACAGCTGCTTTGACGGATCAAGCTTGGCAAGTTCGTGCAACAGCAGTGGAGTTACTTGTTGAATGGGGAGAGGAGGCTACCTCTAATATATTTGACCTCCTGTACCAGATTGCGATGGAGGATGGGTTTGAACGGGAGGAAGAGTTTGAACAAAATCCTCGACTCCTTGCTATGCAAGGACTTATAAATGTTGATCTGACTCATCACAAAACGCTTGAATTACTACACGATCGCGCCATCAATGATCCTGATGAACAAGTCCGGGAGTTTGCTAAAGAGCAATTAGCCAAGTTGGAGCAAGCATCAAGGAGAGGGGACTAA